The following are encoded together in the Citrus sinensis cultivar Valencia sweet orange chromosome 1, DVS_A1.0, whole genome shotgun sequence genome:
- the LOC102629233 gene encoding tyrosine--tRNA ligase 1, cytoplasmic isoform X1 yields the protein MADDSANQIPPTDEINSMSINSQNDEGSSTSTPQMSVEEKFRLVRSIGEECIQEDELLNLLTKKPQPICYDGFEPSGRMHIAQGVMKAISVNKLTSAGCKVKIWVADWFAQLNNKMGGDLKKIQTVGRYLIEIWIAVGMRTERVEFLWSSEEINARADEYWPLVMDIARRNKLPRIMRCCQIMGRSEQDELTAAQILYPCMQCADIFFLKADICQLGMDQRKVNVLAREYCDDIKRKNKPIILSHHMLPGLQQGQEKMSKSDPSSAIYMEDEEAEVNVKIKKAYCPPKIVEGNPCLEYIKYIIFPWDKKFVVERSEANGGNKTFENYEELVADYEEGNLHPGDLKPSLSKAINKILQPVRNHFNKNANAQDLLKRVKGYRVTR from the exons ATGGCGGACGACTCAGCCAATCAAATTCCACCAACCGACGAAATCAATTCCATGTCCATCAACTCTCAGAACGATGAAGGCTCCTCCACTTCAACTCCTCA GATGAGTGTAGAGGAGAAGTTTCGGCTTGTGAGAAGTATTGGGGAAGAGTGTATACAGGAGGATGAGTTGTTGAATCTTCTCACTAAGAAGCCTCAACCCATTTGCTATGATGGGTTTGAACCATCCGGAAGAATGCACATTGCTCAG GGTGTTATGAAGGCAATAAGTGTGAACAAACTGACCTCTGCTGGTTGCAAGGTGAAAATTTGGGTGGCTGATTGGTTTGCACAGCTAAACAACAAAATGGGAGGTGACTTGAAGAAAATTCAAACAGTCGGGCGTTATTTGATAGAGATATGGATAGCTGTTGGGATGCGTACTGAAAGAGTTGAGTTTTTGTGGTCTTCAGAAGAAATTAACGCCAGGGCAGACGAGTACTGGCCTCTTGTTATGGATATAGCTCGCAGGAACAAGCTTCCTAGAATAATGAG GTGTTGCCAGATTATGGGTCGTAGTGAGCAGGATGAGTTGACTGCAGCCCAGATTCTCTACCCCTGCATGCAATGCGCTGACATATTTTTCCTTAAG GCTGATATTTGTCAGTTGGGCATGGATCAGCGGAAAGTAAATGTACTTGCAAGAGAGTACTGTGATGACATCAAGAGGAAAAACAAGCCCATCATTTTGTCGCATC ATATGCTTCCTGGACTTCAGCAAGGACAAGAAAAGATGTCAAAGAGTGATCCATCATCTGCCATCTACATGGAGGATGAGGAG GCTGAAGTCAAtgtgaaaataaagaaagcatACTGCCCTCCAAAGATTGTTGAAGGAAATCCATGTCTGGAGTACATAAAATACATCATCTTTCCATGGGACAAAAAATTTGTGGTGGAGCGTAGCGAAGCCAATGGTGGCAACAA GACCTTCGAAAACTATGAAGAACTTGTTGCTGATTATGAAGAAGGAAATTTACATCCTGGGGACCTGAAACCTTCTCTGTCTAAAGCAATAAATAAGATACTGCAG
- the LOC102629233 gene encoding tyrosine--tRNA ligase 1, cytoplasmic isoform X2, whose amino-acid sequence MSVEEKFRLVRSIGEECIQEDELLNLLTKKPQPICYDGFEPSGRMHIAQGVMKAISVNKLTSAGCKVKIWVADWFAQLNNKMGGDLKKIQTVGRYLIEIWIAVGMRTERVEFLWSSEEINARADEYWPLVMDIARRNKLPRIMRCCQIMGRSEQDELTAAQILYPCMQCADIFFLKADICQLGMDQRKVNVLAREYCDDIKRKNKPIILSHHMLPGLQQGQEKMSKSDPSSAIYMEDEEAEVNVKIKKAYCPPKIVEGNPCLEYIKYIIFPWDKKFVVERSEANGGNKTFENYEELVADYEEGNLHPGDLKPSLSKAINKILQPVRNHFNKNANAQDLLKRVKGYRVTR is encoded by the exons ATGAGTGTAGAGGAGAAGTTTCGGCTTGTGAGAAGTATTGGGGAAGAGTGTATACAGGAGGATGAGTTGTTGAATCTTCTCACTAAGAAGCCTCAACCCATTTGCTATGATGGGTTTGAACCATCCGGAAGAATGCACATTGCTCAG GGTGTTATGAAGGCAATAAGTGTGAACAAACTGACCTCTGCTGGTTGCAAGGTGAAAATTTGGGTGGCTGATTGGTTTGCACAGCTAAACAACAAAATGGGAGGTGACTTGAAGAAAATTCAAACAGTCGGGCGTTATTTGATAGAGATATGGATAGCTGTTGGGATGCGTACTGAAAGAGTTGAGTTTTTGTGGTCTTCAGAAGAAATTAACGCCAGGGCAGACGAGTACTGGCCTCTTGTTATGGATATAGCTCGCAGGAACAAGCTTCCTAGAATAATGAG GTGTTGCCAGATTATGGGTCGTAGTGAGCAGGATGAGTTGACTGCAGCCCAGATTCTCTACCCCTGCATGCAATGCGCTGACATATTTTTCCTTAAG GCTGATATTTGTCAGTTGGGCATGGATCAGCGGAAAGTAAATGTACTTGCAAGAGAGTACTGTGATGACATCAAGAGGAAAAACAAGCCCATCATTTTGTCGCATC ATATGCTTCCTGGACTTCAGCAAGGACAAGAAAAGATGTCAAAGAGTGATCCATCATCTGCCATCTACATGGAGGATGAGGAG GCTGAAGTCAAtgtgaaaataaagaaagcatACTGCCCTCCAAAGATTGTTGAAGGAAATCCATGTCTGGAGTACATAAAATACATCATCTTTCCATGGGACAAAAAATTTGTGGTGGAGCGTAGCGAAGCCAATGGTGGCAACAA GACCTTCGAAAACTATGAAGAACTTGTTGCTGATTATGAAGAAGGAAATTTACATCCTGGGGACCTGAAACCTTCTCTGTCTAAAGCAATAAATAAGATACTGCAG